The window TTCTGGGTTCTGGGTTCTGGGTTCTGGGTTCTGGGTTCTGGGTTCTGGGTTCTGGGTTCTGGGTTCTGGGTTCTGGGGCGCGACTCACCCCGAGCGCGTGACGGGCGGGCCGGTGGCTCGCCCGTCTATCATGTGCGGACGCTTCGTCCCCCTCCTGCCGGCTTGCGCCGAGCACTCGCTCTGGAGCCGTTGGGCCAGTGGAGCAGCTACCTCAGCAGATCGTCAACGGCCTCTGGCAGGGAGGCGCGCTGGCCCTCTTCGCGATGGGGTACACGCTCGTCTTCGGCTCCCTGGACATCGTAAACCTGGCCCACGGCGCGACGTACATGTGGGGCGCATACGTCGGCCTGATGATGGTCACGAAGCTCGGGCTGCCGTTCTGGGCGGCGCTGCCCGCCGCGATGCTGGCCGGCGGCCTGATGGCCGTGCTGCTGGACCTGCTGGCGTTCAAGCCGCTGCGCGCTCTGACCTACGGCGGCCTGGTCCTCTGGGGCGGCTTCCTGGTGCTGTTGCTCGGCGTGGCGAGCCCGTGGGATGTGCAGGCCAGAACGCTGGTCGGCGGCCTCGGCGCCGCGATCGTGCTGGTCGGGGTGGTGATGGACTACCGCGCCATCACTCCGATCCGCACTCAGCAGGCGCCGCCGCTGGCCCCGATGATCTCGTCCATCGGCGCGTCGATCATCCTGATCAGCCTCGCGCAGGGGATCTTCGGCAACCAGGTGTCGCGCTTCCCGCCGGCCGCCTTGCCGATCATGCCGTACCAACTCCCCGGCAACGTCGTCATCGCGCCGATCCAACTGCTGGTGCTCGGGCTGTCGCTGGCGCTGATCGTCGGCCTGCACCTGCTGCTGACCCGCACGGCCGTCGGGCGGGCGATCCGCGCCATCGCCTGGAGCACCCGCACCTCACGGCTGCTGGGCATCAACGTCGATATCGTGGTGGGGCAGACGTTCTTCCTGTCGGGGGCGCTGGCCGGCGCGGCCGGCGCGCTGCTCGGTCTTGCGTTCAATCGCCTCGATCCGCTGATGGGCAACGAAGTCGAGCTGGCCGGCCTGACGGTCATCATCGTCGGCGGGATGGGGTCCGTGGGCGGCGCGGCCGTCGCGGCCTTCCTGGTCGGCATGCTGCGAGTGATGAGCGTGGCCTACCTCGACAGCTCTTTCCGCGACGCCTTCGTCTTCGCGCTGCTGATCGCCGTCTTGCTGGTGCGGCCGTCTGGCCTGTTCGGGCGCGGGCGCG is drawn from Chloroflexota bacterium and contains these coding sequences:
- a CDS encoding branched-chain amino acid ABC transporter permease is translated as MEQLPQQIVNGLWQGGALALFAMGYTLVFGSLDIVNLAHGATYMWGAYVGLMMVTKLGLPFWAALPAAMLAGGLMAVLLDLLAFKPLRALTYGGLVLWGGFLVLLLGVASPWDVQARTLVGGLGAAIVLVGVVMDYRAITPIRTQQAPPLAPMISSIGASIILISLAQGIFGNQVSRFPPAALPIMPYQLPGNVVIAPIQLLVLGLSLALIVGLHLLLTRTAVGRAIRAIAWSTRTSRLLGINVDIVVGQTFFLSGALAGAAGALLGLAFNRLDPLMGNEVELAGLTVIIVGGMGSVGGAAVAAFLVGMLRVMSVAYLDSSFRDAFVFALLIAVLLVRPSGLFGRGRAVRA